A window of Panicum virgatum strain AP13 chromosome 8K, P.virgatum_v5, whole genome shotgun sequence contains these coding sequences:
- the LOC120644572 gene encoding uncharacterized protein LOC120644572 isoform X1, whose product MSSATADSYPESVGSCRPPSPPTPTPAPPPPAPAAHRGAPVRRQLDFTDADAGAGAGGDLELDEFILSAMDDIERDYSEAKRRAPPCVCRRGQCAVRQDEQSGRWMYVCSAQPKCKYVALCEEVILSPESQPAVRSHPEPSSPCVHIPSNHVPEHATPINTINLRGAGATTPTNVKPQAPLNSTFQGPGSTTPVHVSGATTPTNVNPQAPLNSTFQGPGTTTPVHVSGATTPTNVNPQAPLNSTFQGAGTTTPVHVSAQGAGSAAVVKVNPQGAGSKDAWPTCKCTAGKCRVLRVDGEDCYVCPIPKGQGACSHKVPVHAHAVANDLLQTGDDNKGGDKDLKDKPAEKEADGNNNPAQLVDNNANGTVNHAEDDEWPFDVINEEIVPTAQATPCAEVHQGSPSMLRQPIATQTPTKSPMPPYNTRSPMTPRSDAICYGCQEKGHYIRDCPKPSPTPRTGCFNCGKPDHWIRNCPQPRRS is encoded by the exons ATGAGCAGCGCCACCGCCGACAGTTACCCGGAGAGCGTCGGCTCCTGCCGCCCTCCGTCCCCACCGACTCCGACTCCCGCTccccctcctccggcgccggcggcccaccGCGGCGCCCCCGTGAGGCGGCAGCTGGACTTCACCGACGCCGAcgctggcgccggcgcgggTGGCGACCTGGAGCTCGACGAGTTCATCCTCAGCGCCATGGACGACATTGAGCGGGACTACAGCGAGGCCAAGCGACGGGCCCCGCCGTGCGTCTGCCGGCGCGGCCAGTGCGCGGTGCGGCAGGACGAGCAGAGCGGCCGGTGGATGTACGTCTGCTCGGCGCAGCCG AAGTGCAAATATGTTGCTCTATGCGAAGAAGTTATTCTTAGTCCTGAATCACAACCTGCTGTTAGGAGCCATCCTGAACCAAGCAGTCCCTGTGTGCATATTCCAAGCAATCATGTGCCTGAACATGCAACACCAATTAATACCATTAATCTCCGAGGTGCCGGTGCTACAACTCCGACTAATGTCAAACCCCAGGCTCCACTTAATTCCACTTTCCAAGGTCCTGGCAGTACAACTCCAGTTCATGTTAGTGGTGCTACAACTCCGACTAATGTCAACCCCCAGGCTCCACTTAATTCCACTTTCCAAGGTCCTGGGACTACAACTCCAGTTCATGTTAGTGGTGCTACAACTCCGACTAATGTCAATCCCCAGGCTCCACTTAATTCCACTTTCCAAGGTGCTGGCACTACAACTCCAGTTCATGTTAGTGCTCAAGGTGCAGGCTCTGCAGCTGTGGTTAAAGTTAACCCCCAAGGGGCTGGATCCAAAGATGCATGGCCAACCTGCAAGTGTACAGCAGGTAAATGCAGAGTGCTGAGAGTGGACGGTGAAGACTGCTATGTATGTCCTATACCCAAG GGACAAGGTGCATGCAGTCACAAGGTTCCAGTCCATGCCCATGCTGTTGCTAATGACCTACTACAAACTGGAGATGACAACAAAGGAGGGGATAAGGATTTGAAGGACAAGCCTGCTGAGAAGGAAGCCGATGGGAACAACAACCCAGCTCAATTGGTAGATAACAATGCAAATGGAACGGTCAATCATGCTGAAGACGATGAGTGGCCATttgatgtcatcaatgaagaaaTTGTGCCCACAGCTCAGGCAACACCCTGCGCCGAAGTCCATCAGGGATCACCAAGTATGCTGCGCCAACCGATTGCCACGCAAACACCCACAAAATCACCAATGCCACCTTACAACACCCGCAGCCCCATGACTCCACGCTCAGATGCAATCTGCTATGGATGCCAAGAGAAGGGTCACTATATCAGGGACTGTCCTAAGCCATCTCCGACTCCGAGAACTGGTTGTTTCAATTGCGGCAAGCCCGATCACTGGATCAGAAATTGTCCCCAACCGCGACGGTCTTGA
- the LOC120644572 gene encoding uncharacterized protein LOC120644572 isoform X2 has protein sequence MEDIERGYSEAKRRAPLCVCRRGQCAVRQDEQSGRWMYVCSAQPKCKYVALCEEVILSPESQPAVRSHPEPSSPCVHIPSNHVPEHATPINTINLRGAGATTPTNVKPQAPLNSTFQGPGSTTPVHVSGATTPTNVNPQAPLNSTFQGPGTTTPVHVSGATTPTNVNPQAPLNSTFQGAGTTTPVHVSAQGAGSAAVVKVNPQGAGSKDAWPTCKCTAGKCRVLRVDGEDCYVCPIPKGQGACSHKVPVHAHAVANDLLQTGDDNKGGDKDLKDKPAEKEADGNNNPAQLVDNNANGTVNHAEDDEWPFDVINEEIVPTAQATPCAEVHQGSPSMLRQPIATQTPTKSPMPPYNTRSPMTPRSDAICYGCQEKGHYIRDCPKPSPTPRTGCFNCGKPDHWIRNCPQPRRS, from the exons ATGGAAGACATTGAGCGGGGCTACAGCGAGGCCAAGCGACGGGCCCCGCTGTGCGTCTGCCGGCGCGGCCAGTGCGCGGTGCGGCAGGACGAGCAGAGCGGCCGGTGGATGTACGTCTGCTCGGCGCAGCCG AAGTGCAAATATGTTGCTCTATGCGAAGAAGTTATTCTTAGTCCTGAATCACAACCTGCTGTTAGGAGCCATCCTGAACCAAGCAGTCCCTGTGTGCATATTCCAAGCAATCATGTGCCTGAACATGCAACACCAATTAATACCATTAATCTCCGAGGTGCCGGTGCTACAACTCCGACTAATGTCAAACCCCAGGCTCCACTTAATTCCACTTTCCAAGGTCCTGGCAGTACAACTCCAGTTCATGTTAGTGGTGCTACAACTCCGACTAATGTCAACCCCCAGGCTCCACTTAATTCCACTTTCCAAGGTCCTGGGACTACAACTCCAGTTCATGTTAGTGGTGCTACAACTCCGACTAATGTCAATCCCCAGGCTCCACTTAATTCCACTTTCCAAGGTGCTGGCACTACAACTCCAGTTCATGTTAGTGCTCAAGGTGCAGGCTCTGCAGCTGTGGTTAAAGTTAACCCCCAAGGGGCTGGATCCAAAGATGCATGGCCAACCTGCAAGTGTACAGCAGGTAAATGCAGAGTGCTGAGAGTGGACGGTGAAGACTGCTATGTATGTCCTATACCCAAG GGACAAGGTGCATGCAGTCACAAGGTTCCAGTCCATGCCCATGCTGTTGCTAATGACCTACTACAAACTGGAGATGACAACAAAGGAGGGGATAAGGATTTGAAGGACAAGCCTGCTGAGAAGGAAGCCGATGGGAACAACAACCCAGCTCAATTGGTAGATAACAATGCAAATGGAACGGTCAATCATGCTGAAGACGATGAGTGGCCATttgatgtcatcaatgaagaaaTTGTGCCCACAGCTCAGGCAACACCCTGCGCCGAAGTCCATCAGGGATCACCAAGTATGCTGCGCCAACCGATTGCCACGCAAACACCCACAAAATCACCAATGCCACCTTACAACACCCGCAGCCCCATGACTCCACGCTCAGATGCAATCTGCTATGGATGCCAAGAGAAGGGTCACTATATCAGGGACTGTCCTAAGCCATCTCCGACTCCGAGAACTGGTTGTTTCAATTGCGGCAAGCCCGATCACTGGATCAGAAATTGTCCCCAACCGCGACGGTCTTGA